A window of the Mucilaginibacter sp. cycad4 genome harbors these coding sequences:
- a CDS encoding zinc ribbon domain-containing protein YjdM: protein MDELIVKDSNGNILKDGDSVTLTKSLKVKGGGVTLKQGTLVKKIRLTDNEEEVDCKVDGMSIVLRTEFLKKR from the coding sequence ATGGACGAACTAATAGTAAAAGACAGCAACGGAAATATCCTGAAGGATGGCGATTCGGTTACACTTACCAAAAGCCTGAAAGTAAAAGGCGGCGGCGTTACGCTTAAACAAGGCACACTGGTAAAAAAAATCCGCCTTACAGACAACGAAGAAGAGGTTGACTGTAAAGTTGACGGTATGAGCATTGTATTGAGAACCGAGTTTTTGAAAAAGCGATAA
- a CDS encoding pyruvate dehydrogenase complex E1 component subunit beta has protein sequence MREIQFREALREAMVEEMRSDENIYLMGEEVAEYNGAYKVSQGMLDEFGAKRVIDTPISELGFAGIGIGSAMNGLRPVIEFMTFNFSLVAIDQIINGAAKMMSMSGGQFSVPIVFRGPTGNAGMLSSQHSQCFENWYANCPGLKVVVPSNPYDAKGLLKSAILDPDPVIFMESELMYGDKGEVPEETYYIPLGKAKVVKEGSDVTLVGFGKIMKVVVAAAAELEKEGIHAEVIDLRTVRPIDYPTVIESVKKTNRLVIIEESWPLGSIATEVAFKVQKDAFDYLDAPILRIMGGDVPLPYAPTLIQEYLPNPERVIKAVKEVMYVTK, from the coding sequence ATGAGAGAAATACAATTCAGAGAAGCGCTAAGAGAGGCCATGGTCGAAGAAATGCGCAGCGACGAGAATATATACCTGATGGGTGAAGAGGTTGCCGAATATAACGGCGCGTACAAAGTAAGCCAGGGAATGCTGGATGAATTTGGCGCAAAGCGTGTTATAGATACGCCCATCTCTGAATTGGGCTTTGCCGGTATCGGCATTGGCTCGGCGATGAACGGCTTACGTCCCGTCATCGAGTTCATGACTTTCAACTTTTCACTCGTAGCTATCGATCAGATCATCAACGGCGCTGCCAAGATGATGTCAATGAGCGGCGGCCAGTTTTCGGTGCCGATTGTTTTCCGTGGCCCTACCGGTAATGCAGGTATGCTTAGCTCACAGCACAGCCAGTGCTTTGAAAACTGGTATGCCAACTGCCCGGGCTTAAAAGTGGTTGTACCATCAAACCCTTACGATGCTAAAGGCCTGTTAAAATCAGCTATCCTTGATCCCGATCCGGTTATTTTCATGGAGTCGGAATTAATGTACGGCGATAAAGGCGAGGTTCCTGAAGAAACTTATTATATCCCGCTGGGTAAAGCAAAAGTTGTTAAAGAAGGCAGCGATGTTACTTTAGTAGGCTTCGGCAAGATCATGAAAGTGGTTGTTGCAGCAGCTGCCGAACTGGAAAAAGAAGGCATCCATGCGGAAGTGATCGACCTGCGTACTGTACGCCCTATCGATTATCCTACAGTTATTGAATCGGTAAAGAAAACAAACCGTTTGGTAATTATTGAAGAAAGCTGGCCTTTAGGTTCAATTGCCACCGAGGTTGCATTTAAAGTACAAAAAGATGCTTTTGATTACCTTGATGCGCCTATCCTGCGTATCATGGGCGGCGATGTTCCGCTTCCATACGCTCCAACTTTGATCCAGGAATACCTGCCAAACCCTGAAAGGGTGATCAAAGCGGTTAAAGAAGTAATGTACGTTACCAAGTAA
- a CDS encoding DUF4153 domain-containing protein, producing MQMKFPSIKNLAQSAANTIKRYPFETFFALAGTIAATAKIELDNLNRISENWCMRAIMIANLGFLLSLSATLYTQSKGWETGKKILVKIVATVIAIALIFMINPPERQADYTRFFLLSLAFHLMVAFAAFTGKGQIQGFWQFNKTLFLRILASMLYGVVLFAGLAAAIGATNILFNFKFESDTYQVLWVWITGMFTTLFFLAGVPTDTPALNEDASYPKGLKIFTQYVLIPLSTVYLIILLAYEIKILMEWKLPKGLVSNLILGYAVFGILSLLLVYPIREQNENKWLKTYTRNFYFLLIPLQGLLFVAVGTRVFSYGVTEFRYFLIALALWLLFVSIYFLSFRKQNIKIIPISLCILTLFSIYGPQSAFTISMYSQRRMVINFFKKHNGFKDGILMPVDSTKISKREGGQAVERLRYFVYQYDLNALQPYFKRDLKRVSDSLGKQKGKYTNLIVDRDELRGYKFDWAKRQLGLHHFEIYYAYGDTTDTEKSRTEQYFFYKKDNITVVKDYDVMLDDYASSDSIVSNYNGLKIMQTNINRKSYILKINDETLRFEPNQIINKMFADTIKMAIYSQKENDIPYMHHEYAFPANFMQITNETPGYKVTLIFERIDFERKANGLPVINSTNGKYLIKIK from the coding sequence ATGCAGATGAAATTCCCGTCGATAAAAAACCTGGCACAAAGCGCAGCAAATACCATCAAACGCTACCCTTTTGAAACATTCTTCGCCTTGGCCGGCACCATAGCTGCTACTGCGAAGATTGAGCTTGATAACCTTAACCGTATAAGTGAAAACTGGTGTATGCGCGCCATCATGATAGCCAACCTTGGTTTTTTGCTAAGCCTTTCGGCTACTTTATATACCCAAAGCAAGGGATGGGAGACAGGAAAAAAAATCCTCGTAAAAATAGTTGCAACCGTGATAGCTATTGCGTTGATCTTTATGATCAATCCACCCGAAAGACAGGCAGATTACACCCGGTTCTTCCTGCTTAGTTTGGCCTTTCACTTAATGGTGGCCTTTGCGGCTTTTACCGGCAAAGGGCAAATACAGGGGTTTTGGCAATTTAATAAAACGCTCTTTTTGCGCATTTTAGCAAGTATGCTATACGGCGTAGTGTTATTTGCCGGCCTGGCTGCTGCAATTGGGGCTACAAACATCCTGTTTAATTTTAAATTTGAATCAGATACCTACCAGGTTTTGTGGGTATGGATCACGGGGATGTTCACTACCCTTTTCTTTTTAGCGGGAGTACCAACAGATACCCCGGCACTTAATGAAGATGCAAGCTATCCTAAAGGGCTCAAGATCTTTACCCAGTATGTGCTTATCCCGCTTTCAACGGTATATTTGATCATTTTACTGGCTTATGAAATCAAGATCCTTATGGAGTGGAAGCTCCCTAAAGGCCTTGTATCAAACCTGATATTAGGTTATGCTGTATTCGGTATTTTATCATTGCTGCTGGTATATCCCATCCGTGAGCAAAATGAAAATAAATGGCTTAAAACCTATACCCGCAATTTTTACTTTTTGCTGATCCCATTGCAAGGGCTGCTGTTTGTGGCAGTAGGTACCCGTGTTTTTAGTTACGGCGTTACCGAGTTCAGATATTTTTTAATCGCGCTTGCTTTATGGCTGCTGTTTGTTTCGATTTATTTTTTATCGTTTAGAAAGCAGAATATTAAGATCATTCCAATCTCACTCTGCATATTAACGCTGTTTAGCATCTACGGTCCGCAAAGCGCGTTTACCATAAGCATGTACTCGCAAAGAAGGATGGTTATTAACTTTTTTAAAAAGCATAATGGATTTAAGGATGGCATACTGATGCCGGTTGATAGCACCAAGATCAGCAAGCGAGAGGGTGGACAAGCTGTTGAACGATTAAGATATTTTGTTTATCAATATGATCTCAATGCCTTACAGCCTTATTTTAAAAGAGACCTTAAGAGAGTTTCCGATTCATTAGGCAAACAAAAAGGAAAGTATACCAACTTAATCGTTGATAGGGACGAGTTACGCGGCTACAAATTTGATTGGGCAAAAAGGCAGCTGGGCTTACATCATTTTGAAATATACTATGCTTATGGCGATACAACTGACACGGAAAAATCCCGGACAGAACAATACTTTTTTTATAAAAAAGATAACATCACTGTTGTTAAGGATTACGATGTCATGTTGGATGATTACGCATCGTCAGATAGTATAGTCAGTAACTATAATGGTTTAAAGATTATGCAAACCAACATTAACCGGAAAAGTTACATTCTAAAAATCAATGATGAAACATTACGTTTTGAGCCGAATCAGATCATAAATAAGATGTTTGCGGATACCATTAAAATGGCGATTTACAGTCAAAAGGAAAATGATATACCTTACATGCACCATGAATATGCTTTCCCTGCCAATTTTATGCAAATCACCAATGAAACCCCAGGATATAAGGTTACTTTAATATTTGAAAGGATAGATTTTGAACGGAAAGCAAACGGATTACCTGTGATTAACTCGACCAATGGTAAGTATCTGATCAAAATAAAATAA
- a CDS encoding DUF5009 domain-containing protein, protein MNNFLSRIRSIDAFRAVTMFLMIFVNDLDGIPNTPTWLKHAGSNVDALGLADTIFPAFLFIVGLSIPFAFQNRLKQGDNFKLLSRIVSRSFALIFIGFFHANMETYNEAATLLPKPVWESLVTFSFFFIFLDYGKDTSPTKRYLLQGFGILLLAGMALLYRTSDPGHTWLHFTWWGILGLIGWSYMLCALIYYYSDGHLWVQLAAWMFFIFFNLDVHFGFLDFIDKLQGYIWIAGNGAMQSFTMAGVFISVLYMRLKANNEMKMLWVAMILIAIILFNLGFIVRYFSGGISKERDTPSWVLICTGISLVVYAFFIFLVDVKNKYNWFKVIEPAGTNTFTCYIVPFLFYPIYEMSRIGYPEYLSQGTGGLIKCIVFAFVMVWLTGLLDKINIRIKI, encoded by the coding sequence ATGAATAATTTTCTTAGCCGCATACGTTCAATAGATGCATTCCGCGCTGTAACAATGTTCCTCATGATATTTGTGAATGACCTGGATGGCATTCCGAATACCCCAACATGGCTTAAACACGCAGGCTCAAATGTTGATGCGCTGGGTTTGGCCGATACTATTTTTCCGGCATTTTTGTTTATAGTGGGGCTTTCAATTCCCTTCGCTTTTCAAAACAGGTTAAAGCAGGGCGATAATTTCAAACTACTATCGCGGATAGTGAGCCGCTCGTTCGCGCTCATTTTTATAGGTTTTTTCCATGCCAACATGGAAACCTATAATGAAGCTGCCACCCTGTTACCCAAACCCGTTTGGGAAAGCCTGGTTACATTCAGTTTCTTCTTCATTTTTTTAGATTACGGCAAAGACACGTCACCAACTAAACGTTATTTGCTGCAGGGCTTCGGCATATTGTTACTTGCCGGCATGGCATTGCTATACCGTACCAGCGACCCCGGGCATACCTGGCTGCACTTTACCTGGTGGGGTATTTTAGGCCTGATAGGCTGGTCGTACATGCTTTGCGCGCTTATCTATTACTACTCCGACGGGCATTTATGGGTGCAGTTGGCGGCCTGGATGTTTTTCATATTCTTTAACCTGGATGTGCACTTCGGCTTTCTTGATTTTATCGATAAGCTACAGGGCTATATCTGGATAGCGGGTAACGGCGCTATGCAGTCGTTCACCATGGCGGGGGTATTTATTTCGGTGTTGTACATGCGCCTTAAGGCCAATAACGAAATGAAGATGCTTTGGGTGGCCATGATCCTCATTGCGATAATTTTGTTTAACCTGGGCTTTATAGTACGCTATTTTAGCGGAGGCATCTCCAAAGAACGCGACACCCCTTCATGGGTGCTCATTTGTACCGGCATTAGTTTGGTGGTATATGCTTTCTTTATTTTCCTGGTTGATGTTAAAAACAAATACAACTGGTTTAAGGTGATAGAGCCTGCGGGCACCAATACCTTTACCTGCTACATAGTGCCTTTTTTGTTTTATCCTATATATGAAATGAGCAGGATAGGCTACCCCGAATACCTGAGCCAGGGCACCGGGGGCCTTATTAAATGTATTGTATTTGCCTTTGTAATGGTATGGCTTACGGGGCTGTTGGATAAGATCAATATCCGGATAAAGATATAA
- the pdxA gene encoding 4-hydroxythreonine-4-phosphate dehydrogenase PdxA, which yields MSDKLKIGISIGDVNGIGLEIIIKTLADSKIYDYCTPIVYGHTKVASFHRRATQVNELNFLVINDPSQTHFRKPNMINCWEEDVKIDIGQVTEAGGKYAFKSLERAVYDLKEGYIDALVTAPINKDNIQSEQFHFPGHTEYLQQYDGAAESLMFLVSDTLRVGVVTGHIPVSKIAESITAEKILAKLKLMNHSLQNDFWVRKPKIAVLGLNPHAGDNGLIGSEEKDIIMPAIEEARSNNILAFGPYSADGFFANGTYLQFDAVLAMYHDQGLIPFKQIAFETGVNFTAGLNFVRTSPDHGTAYDIAGKNQASEISFREALFTAIHIVKNRREGLELNENPLLFSKLSRDRD from the coding sequence ATGAGCGATAAATTAAAAATTGGGATCAGCATTGGCGATGTAAACGGCATCGGTTTGGAAATAATTATTAAAACTTTGGCCGATAGCAAGATTTATGATTATTGTACGCCTATTGTTTACGGGCATACTAAGGTGGCTTCGTTCCACCGCCGTGCAACCCAGGTTAATGAGCTTAATTTTTTGGTGATCAATGATCCTTCGCAAACCCATTTCCGCAAACCTAACATGATCAACTGCTGGGAAGAGGATGTAAAGATCGATATAGGACAGGTTACTGAAGCGGGTGGCAAGTATGCCTTCAAATCATTGGAGCGTGCCGTTTATGATCTGAAAGAAGGTTATATCGACGCATTGGTTACCGCTCCTATCAATAAAGACAATATCCAAAGTGAGCAGTTTCACTTCCCAGGCCATACCGAATACTTGCAGCAATATGATGGCGCTGCCGAATCGCTGATGTTTTTAGTGAGCGATACTTTACGTGTTGGCGTGGTTACAGGCCATATCCCTGTATCAAAAATTGCCGAAAGCATTACCGCCGAAAAAATATTGGCTAAGCTGAAACTGATGAACCACAGTTTGCAAAATGATTTCTGGGTGCGCAAGCCAAAAATTGCCGTATTGGGGCTAAACCCCCACGCCGGAGATAACGGGCTTATCGGCAGCGAGGAAAAAGATATCATTATGCCTGCTATTGAAGAAGCCCGCTCAAACAATATCCTGGCATTTGGCCCGTACTCGGCTGATGGTTTTTTTGCCAACGGTACTTACCTGCAGTTTGATGCTGTACTGGCCATGTATCACGACCAGGGCCTGATCCCTTTTAAACAGATCGCCTTTGAAACGGGAGTTAACTTTACAGCCGGTTTAAACTTTGTACGCACTTCGCCCGATCATGGCACTGCGTACGACATAGCAGGTAAAAACCAGGCTTCGGAGATCTCTTTCCGCGAAGCGCTGTTTACGGCTATCCACATTGTAAAGAATCGCAGGGAAGGGCTCGAACTTAATGAAAATCCGCTTTTATTCAGCAAGCTAAGCCGCGACAGGGATTAA
- the rsmA gene encoding 16S rRNA (adenine(1518)-N(6)/adenine(1519)-N(6))-dimethyltransferase RsmA has translation MTLVRAKKHLGQHFLTDKNIAAKIVDSLKPEGRFGHVLEVGPGMGVLSDFLLQKTEYETSLIDIDTESYDFLKKKYPQLGTRLINADFLELDFKSIFPESFAIIGNFPYNISSQILFKVLDNRQQVVEVVGMFQKEVAERCAAKPGSKEYGILSVFLQAYYKVEYLFTVKAGVFNPPPKVLSAVIRLTRNDKQTLDCDEKLFWQIVKAGFNQRRKTLRNAISSLINKEKLTDEPVLDLRAERLSVEDFVKLTNAVSASR, from the coding sequence ATGACATTGGTAAGGGCAAAAAAACATTTAGGGCAACATTTTCTTACTGATAAAAACATAGCAGCAAAGATAGTTGACAGCCTGAAACCCGAAGGGCGTTTCGGTCATGTGCTTGAGGTAGGGCCGGGCATGGGTGTACTGTCTGACTTCCTGCTGCAAAAAACCGAATACGAAACATCACTTATTGATATCGATACTGAATCGTACGATTTTCTGAAAAAGAAATACCCGCAATTAGGTACCCGCCTTATCAATGCCGATTTTTTGGAGCTTGATTTTAAAAGTATTTTCCCCGAAAGCTTTGCCATTATCGGTAATTTTCCTTACAATATCTCATCGCAGATCCTGTTTAAAGTGCTTGATAACCGACAGCAGGTGGTTGAGGTAGTGGGCATGTTCCAGAAGGAAGTAGCCGAACGCTGTGCCGCCAAACCAGGCAGCAAGGAGTATGGTATACTCAGCGTGTTTTTACAGGCCTATTATAAAGTGGAGTATTTATTTACGGTGAAGGCCGGTGTGTTTAATCCGCCGCCAAAGGTGCTTTCGGCAGTGATCAGGCTTACTCGTAACGATAAGCAAACACTTGATTGCGACGAGAAACTGTTTTGGCAGATAGTAAAAGCCGGTTTTAATCAGCGCCGCAAAACCCTGCGTAATGCCATATCATCGCTCATTAACAAAGAAAAATTGACTGATGAGCCTGTTCTCGATCTGCGTGCGGAAAGATTGAGCGTGGAGGATTTTGTAAAACTTACTAACGCAGTTTCGGCAAGCAGGTAG
- a CDS encoding DUF4198 domain-containing protein, with amino-acid sequence MKRTSIFIIILLLMIGFAASSQDFFLLPHNFYVHKGDKLNLHLLSGNEFKPENEFKYAAAKATKFMVYEGSKKTDLSKVGNAADSSLLTYELQNSGLALFELVREDETESERNKFIRALESEGLDKMAEEARASSQQYFVEKYHQSSKTLISVDKANGKDFDKPLGEEYEIVIQQNPYKSSYGDDVTAQVLFKGKPIKDAVVIQYVRTLNGTIVPQKLLSDSNGLVFFKLSREGVYMISSTHVEPSQDKKADYENWSTTFTFAFSNTDDVPNSYREFGFGNKH; translated from the coding sequence ATGAAGCGCACCTCCATTTTCATCATTATACTACTGCTCATGATCGGCTTTGCGGCCAGCTCGCAGGATTTTTTCTTATTGCCACATAATTTTTACGTTCACAAAGGCGATAAGCTTAACCTGCACTTATTGAGTGGCAACGAGTTTAAACCCGAAAATGAATTTAAGTATGCCGCTGCAAAGGCAACTAAATTTATGGTTTACGAGGGCTCCAAAAAAACAGATCTTTCAAAAGTCGGTAACGCTGCCGATAGCAGCCTGCTTACTTATGAGCTGCAAAACTCCGGGCTTGCGCTTTTTGAACTGGTAAGGGAAGATGAAACAGAATCGGAAAGGAATAAATTTATCAGGGCGCTTGAAAGCGAAGGACTTGATAAAATGGCCGAAGAAGCCCGGGCCAGCAGCCAGCAATACTTTGTTGAAAAGTATCACCAGTCAAGCAAAACGCTTATTTCTGTTGATAAAGCTAACGGCAAGGACTTTGATAAACCGCTGGGCGAGGAATATGAGATTGTGATACAGCAAAACCCATATAAATCAAGCTACGGTGACGATGTTACCGCCCAGGTGCTTTTTAAAGGTAAACCTATAAAGGATGCCGTGGTGATCCAGTATGTGCGTACTTTGAACGGCACTATCGTTCCGCAAAAATTATTGAGCGACAGCAACGGTTTGGTGTTTTTTAAACTGAGCCGCGAGGGGGTATATATGATCAGCTCAACCCATGTTGAACCATCGCAGGATAAAAAGGCCGATTATGAAAACTGGAGCACTACTTTCACCTTTGCCTTCAGCAATACCGATGATGTGCCAAATTCATACAGGGAGTTTGGGTTTGGGAATAAGCATTGA
- a CDS encoding dehydrogenase E1 component subunit alpha/beta — translation MIFDRKNLDNDTLLAFYKKMLFPRMVEEKMLILLRQGRIGKWFSGIGQEAIAVGSALAMNTDEYILPMHRNLGVFTSRNIPLSRLMAQWQGKPSGFTKGRDRSFHFGTQEYKIIGMISHLGPQLALADGIALADVLSGKKKSTLVFTGEGATSEGDFHEALNIASVWKLPVIFLIENNGYALSTPTSEQYNCRELVDKAIGYGIEGRRIDGNNLLEVYNTITSLNKAIRENPRPVLLECMTFRMRGHEEASGTKYVPTNLFEWWAGKDPVTNFEKYLLAEGVLFKDMIPVIRKEFAALIETEIERAYAETDIVPDVATELQDMYKPYSFPAVQPKPLPVTGKRYIDAISDGLKQAMRKHPNLVIMGQDIAEYGGAFKITQGFVDEFGKARVRNTPICESAIVGAGMGLALNGYKAVVEMQFADFVTCGFNQVINNLAKTHYRWGQGVDVVIRMPAGAGTGAGPFHSQSNEAWFTKTPGLKVVYPAFPADAKGLLLAAIDDPNPVIYFEHKYLYRSITADVPDNEVMIEIGKANVIKQGEKASIITFGLGVHWALEYADKHPDQSIEIIDLRSLQPWDQEAVETSVKKTGRVLILHEDTLTNGFGAEIAAHIAEHCFKYLDAPVMRCGSLDTAIPMNKALEDQFLAKARLEESMGKLLAY, via the coding sequence ATGATTTTTGACAGGAAAAACCTCGATAATGATACTTTGCTGGCATTTTATAAGAAAATGCTGTTTCCGCGCATGGTTGAAGAGAAGATGCTGATCCTGCTGAGGCAGGGCCGCATTGGCAAATGGTTTTCGGGTATTGGCCAGGAAGCCATAGCTGTTGGCAGCGCCCTGGCCATGAATACCGACGAATATATTTTGCCCATGCACCGTAACCTTGGTGTTTTTACATCAAGAAATATCCCCCTCTCGCGCTTGATGGCGCAATGGCAGGGCAAACCTTCGGGTTTTACCAAGGGGCGCGACCGCTCTTTCCACTTCGGCACCCAGGAGTATAAGATCATCGGTATGATATCGCACCTTGGCCCGCAGCTTGCCCTGGCCGATGGTATTGCCTTAGCGGATGTATTATCGGGTAAAAAAAAATCAACACTTGTTTTTACCGGCGAGGGTGCTACCAGTGAAGGGGATTTTCACGAAGCACTTAATATTGCCTCTGTTTGGAAACTGCCGGTAATATTTCTGATCGAAAATAATGGCTATGCCCTATCTACCCCAACCAGCGAACAATATAATTGCCGTGAGCTGGTTGATAAAGCCATTGGCTACGGTATTGAGGGCCGCCGCATTGACGGCAATAACCTGCTTGAAGTTTATAACACGATAACCTCACTTAATAAAGCCATTCGTGAAAATCCGCGCCCTGTTTTGCTGGAATGCATGACCTTCAGGATGCGCGGCCATGAAGAAGCATCAGGCACCAAATATGTTCCCACTAATTTATTTGAGTGGTGGGCAGGAAAAGACCCGGTTACAAACTTTGAAAAGTACCTGCTTGCCGAAGGGGTTTTGTTTAAAGACATGATCCCTGTTATTCGTAAGGAGTTTGCCGCCCTCATTGAAACCGAAATTGAAAGGGCTTATGCCGAAACAGATATTGTACCGGATGTGGCAACCGAACTGCAGGATATGTACAAGCCTTATAGCTTTCCTGCCGTGCAGCCAAAACCATTGCCGGTCACCGGTAAGCGTTATATAGACGCCATTAGCGACGGGCTTAAACAAGCCATGCGCAAACACCCAAACCTGGTGATCATGGGGCAGGATATTGCCGAATATGGCGGCGCTTTTAAAATTACCCAGGGCTTTGTTGATGAGTTTGGCAAAGCCCGCGTACGCAATACGCCAATTTGCGAATCGGCAATTGTTGGTGCAGGCATGGGGCTTGCGCTTAATGGTTATAAAGCCGTAGTTGAAATGCAGTTTGCAGATTTTGTTACCTGCGGCTTTAACCAGGTCATTAACAACCTTGCCAAAACACATTATCGTTGGGGGCAGGGCGTTGATGTGGTAATACGGATGCCCGCAGGCGCAGGTACCGGCGCAGGCCCCTTCCATTCGCAAAGCAACGAAGCCTGGTTTACCAAAACACCCGGTTTAAAAGTTGTTTACCCGGCCTTCCCGGCAGATGCTAAAGGCCTTCTGCTTGCCGCCATTGACGACCCTAACCCGGTAATTTATTTTGAACACAAATACCTGTACCGCAGCATCACCGCTGATGTGCCCGATAATGAAGTAATGATCGAAATTGGCAAAGCTAATGTGATTAAGCAAGGCGAGAAGGCCAGCATAATCACATTTGGCCTTGGGGTACACTGGGCATTGGAATATGCAGACAAACACCCTGATCAATCCATAGAGATCATCGATCTGCGCAGTCTGCAACCCTGGGACCAGGAAGCGGTGGAAACCAGTGTTAAAAAAACAGGCCGGGTGCTGATATTACATGAGGACACACTAACCAACGGTTTCGGAGCCGAAATTGCCGCTCACATCGCAGAGCATTGTTTTAAATACCTCGATGCTCCTGTAATGCGCTGCGGCAGCCTGGATACAGCTATCCCCATGAACAAAGCTTTGGAAGACCAATTTTTGGCCAAGGCAAGATTGGAAGAAAGCATGGGGAAGTTGTTGGCTTATTAA
- a CDS encoding SAM-dependent methyltransferase, translating to MPYGTLYLIPVPLADDAAAKSFTPYLVDTINSIKEYIVENEKTARRFLKEAGLKTPQSELVIHDYGKHNRDMGKADFFKGLQAGNDVGLMSEAGCPGVADPGAEIVDKAHRMGIKVVPLVGPSSILLALMASGFSGQSFAFHGYLPIDKVLRAKKIKELENTAVKLDQTQLFIETPFRNNPMLEEILKTGNPKTKLCIACDLTAATELVQTKTIAEWQKKVPDLHKRPTIFLLYHGNK from the coding sequence ATGCCCTATGGAACCCTTTATTTAATTCCCGTACCGCTGGCCGATGACGCGGCCGCAAAATCATTTACGCCCTACCTTGTTGATACCATAAACAGTATCAAAGAGTACATTGTGGAAAATGAAAAAACTGCCCGCCGCTTTTTAAAAGAGGCCGGATTGAAAACCCCGCAAAGCGAGCTGGTGATCCACGATTATGGCAAACATAACCGCGATATGGGCAAGGCCGATTTTTTTAAAGGCCTGCAAGCGGGTAATGATGTTGGCTTGATGAGTGAGGCCGGCTGCCCCGGTGTGGCCGATCCTGGTGCCGAGATTGTAGACAAAGCCCACAGGATGGGTATCAAAGTGGTGCCATTGGTTGGGCCAAGCTCTATTTTGCTGGCACTGATGGCCTCAGGCTTTAGCGGCCAAAGCTTTGCCTTTCATGGCTACCTGCCAATTGATAAAGTGCTCCGTGCCAAAAAAATCAAAGAGCTGGAAAACACAGCGGTTAAGCTTGATCAAACCCAGCTATTTATCGAAACCCCTTTTCGCAATAACCCCATGCTGGAGGAGATCCTGAAAACAGGCAATCCCAAAACCAAGCTTTGTATAGCTTGTGATTTAACCGCCGCTACAGAACTTGTGCAAACTAAAACCATTGCCGAATGGCAAAAGAAAGTACCTGATCTGCATAAACGTCCAACCATCTTTTTACTCTATCACGGCAATAAATGA